One part of the Leucobacter triazinivorans genome encodes these proteins:
- the pknB gene encoding Stk1 family PASTA domain-containing Ser/Thr kinase produces the protein MIGQTLDGRYAIRSRIARGGMAMVYLANDLRLERRVAVKVMHEHLAEDENFTRRFEQEARSAARLSHPNLVNVFDQGHDAGRTYLVMEYLPSITLRDLLKQQQHLTAEQAIEIGEAVLSGLAAAHRAGIVHRDLKPENVLLADDGRIKLGDFGLARAVSANTTTGQALLGTIAYLSPELVTRGIADARSDLYAFGIMLYEMLTGSQPFTGEQPMQIAYQHAHSEVPLPSLTSSEATPELDELVRWTTQRDPELRPLDAGDALGYLSPLRHGLAPNASTRVLPELNGELPTPSTTVLDEAQRHALAADAPAAGSAADTAEQPPPATPLELAAVTAQTRSRRGRIMAAVLALLVVLAGGLGWWFGQGPGSQVSVPDVAGAEMAAAEALLDQRTLSFEVFECSSVEVPAGLAARTEPEAGTRLDRGSGVRLCRSTGPEMLPVPTIAGLPLPDAEAVVVDAGFSVGEIDRRFGEETSEIVLAALDAEGEPLGETYPEQAPVDLVVSAGPLPDVVGLSELAATSELDASGLTVEAARSRLAFHGEVERGHVIALLTQEGPVRPGDAVGLDVSAGALPDVGGLDESEAAELLADAELSVDPELRQEAHHDEIPEGRVIAVLPGADPVRPGDTVGLQVSLGPELFEVPGVADLPLREAIAAIESAGFTARTNPIFTGSLLDAAVATGTDPAAGTRVRAGTEIYITGSLFG, from the coding sequence ATGATCGGGCAAACGCTCGACGGGCGATACGCGATTCGCTCGCGCATCGCTCGGGGCGGCATGGCGATGGTGTACCTGGCGAACGATCTGCGCCTCGAGCGCAGGGTCGCGGTGAAGGTGATGCACGAGCACCTCGCGGAGGACGAGAACTTCACGCGACGCTTCGAACAAGAGGCGCGGAGCGCCGCGCGGCTCTCCCACCCCAATCTGGTCAACGTCTTCGATCAGGGGCACGACGCCGGACGCACGTATCTGGTCATGGAGTATCTGCCCAGCATCACGCTGCGCGATCTACTGAAACAGCAGCAGCACCTGACGGCGGAGCAGGCGATCGAGATCGGCGAGGCGGTGCTCTCGGGCCTCGCCGCGGCACATCGCGCGGGCATCGTGCACCGCGACCTCAAGCCCGAGAATGTGCTTCTGGCCGACGACGGGCGGATCAAGCTCGGCGATTTCGGCCTGGCCCGCGCCGTCAGCGCGAATACCACCACCGGCCAGGCCCTGCTCGGCACCATCGCCTACCTCTCCCCCGAACTCGTCACCCGAGGGATCGCCGATGCACGGAGCGACCTCTACGCGTTCGGCATCATGCTCTACGAAATGCTCACGGGGTCCCAGCCGTTCACCGGCGAGCAGCCGATGCAGATCGCATACCAGCACGCGCACTCCGAGGTGCCGCTTCCCTCGCTCACGAGCAGCGAGGCGACTCCCGAACTCGACGAGCTGGTGCGATGGACCACGCAGCGCGATCCCGAATTGCGGCCGCTCGACGCCGGCGATGCTCTCGGCTATCTGAGCCCGCTGCGCCACGGCCTCGCCCCGAACGCGTCGACGCGAGTGCTGCCGGAGCTCAACGGAGAGCTGCCAACCCCCTCGACGACCGTGCTCGACGAGGCGCAGCGGCACGCGCTCGCCGCCGACGCGCCCGCAGCGGGTTCCGCGGCCGACACCGCAGAGCAGCCGCCGCCGGCCACTCCGCTCGAGCTCGCGGCGGTGACCGCGCAGACGCGCAGCAGGCGCGGCCGGATCATGGCCGCGGTGCTGGCACTGCTCGTGGTGCTCGCGGGAGGCCTCGGATGGTGGTTCGGCCAGGGACCCGGATCGCAGGTGTCCGTGCCGGATGTCGCGGGGGCCGAGATGGCCGCCGCCGAAGCCCTGCTCGATCAGCGCACATTGAGCTTCGAGGTGTTCGAGTGCTCGAGCGTCGAGGTGCCCGCCGGCCTGGCCGCACGCACCGAACCGGAGGCCGGAACCCGGCTCGATCGCGGCAGCGGGGTGCGGCTCTGCCGCTCGACCGGACCCGAGATGCTGCCCGTGCCCACCATCGCCGGGCTCCCGCTGCCCGATGCGGAGGCCGTCGTGGTGGATGCGGGGTTCAGCGTCGGCGAGATCGATCGCAGGTTCGGCGAGGAGACGAGCGAGATCGTGCTCGCCGCGCTCGACGCCGAGGGCGAGCCGCTCGGCGAGACCTATCCGGAGCAGGCTCCCGTCGACCTCGTCGTCTCGGCCGGGCCGCTGCCCGACGTCGTCGGCCTCTCCGAGCTCGCCGCGACGAGCGAGCTCGATGCCAGCGGACTGACGGTCGAGGCCGCGCGAAGCCGCCTCGCCTTCCACGGCGAGGTCGAGCGGGGGCACGTGATCGCGCTCCTCACGCAGGAGGGCCCGGTACGGCCCGGAGATGCCGTCGGACTCGACGTCTCCGCGGGGGCGCTGCCCGACGTCGGGGGTCTCGACGAGTCCGAGGCCGCCGAACTGCTCGCCGACGCCGAGCTCTCGGTGGATCCCGAGCTGCGCCAAGAGGCCCACCACGACGAGATCCCCGAGGGGCGCGTGATCGCCGTCCTTCCCGGGGCCGACCCGGTGCGCCCGGGCGACACGGTCGGGCTCCAGGTCTCGCTGGGCCCGGAGCTCTTCGAAGTGCCCGGCGTCGCCGACCTGCCGTTGCGGGAGGCGATCGCAGCGATCGAGTCCGCAGGCTTCACCGCCCGCACGAACCCGATCTTCACGGGTTCGCTGCTCGACGCCGCGGTCGCCACCGGCACCGACCCGGCCGCGGGCACGCGGGTGCGGGCGGGAACCGAGATCTACATCACCGGCTCGCTCTTCGGCTAG
- a CDS encoding Rv2175c family DNA-binding protein, with amino-acid sequence MPENIAPETPFLTVADLVERFGLTPGKIHRLIEDHQLAAVRVDGVLQVPAEFVVDDHPLPPLRGTLLVLLDAGFSDDEAVAWLLAHNDELGERPVESLRAGRKSAVRRATQALAF; translated from the coding sequence GTGCCAGAGAACATTGCACCCGAAACGCCCTTCCTCACCGTCGCCGATCTCGTCGAGCGCTTCGGTCTCACTCCGGGGAAGATTCACCGGCTCATCGAGGACCACCAGCTCGCAGCGGTGCGCGTCGACGGCGTGCTGCAGGTGCCGGCGGAGTTCGTGGTCGACGACCACCCGCTGCCGCCGCTGCGCGGCACGCTGCTGGTGCTGCTCGATGCCGGCTTCTCGGACGACGAGGCGGTGGCATGGCTGCTCGCCCACAACGACGAGCTGGGGGAGCGGCCCGTCGAATCGCTGCGCGCCGGCCGCAAGAGCGCGGTGCGGCGCGCAACCCAGGCACTCGCCTTCTGA
- a CDS encoding polyprenyl synthetase family protein, whose amino-acid sequence MQETTRLAGLIQERIGDTLARHRQALEPLGRDAEPLLDEALGFLSGGKRFRAQFAALGYRAVRPLDMSARVDGELAAVLDAACALEFFHAAALIHDDVIDRSGTRRGRPAVHRLFAALHRQHDWRGDPEHFGLAGAILLGDLLQSWADELLQNACDALPDRGAAGRARRHFNRMRSEVAVGQYLDVLEEQQSVFAPHTEQLERSTRVLVYKSAKYSVEAPLLIGAALAGADEGQEQSLADFGLPIGVAFQLRDDLLGVFGDEEVTGKPAGDDLAEGKRTVLVTLAREHLPPTQRRIFDDLLGGDLEREQVSILQRTIRESGAVDRVEQMISRNVDRATDALRRAPIRPDSAEMLGRLAERATRRSS is encoded by the coding sequence GTGCAAGAAACGACACGACTCGCAGGGCTTATTCAGGAGCGGATCGGCGATACGCTGGCCCGCCATCGCCAGGCACTCGAGCCGCTCGGACGCGACGCGGAGCCGCTGCTCGACGAGGCGCTCGGCTTCCTGTCGGGCGGAAAACGCTTCCGCGCCCAGTTCGCGGCGCTGGGATACCGCGCCGTGCGGCCCCTCGACATGTCCGCGCGCGTCGACGGCGAGCTCGCAGCGGTGCTCGATGCCGCCTGCGCGCTCGAGTTCTTCCACGCGGCAGCCCTCATCCACGACGACGTGATCGACCGCTCCGGCACCCGTCGCGGCCGCCCCGCGGTGCACCGCCTGTTCGCCGCACTGCACCGCCAGCACGACTGGCGCGGCGATCCCGAGCACTTCGGCCTCGCGGGAGCCATCCTCCTCGGCGACCTCCTGCAGTCCTGGGCCGATGAACTCCTGCAGAACGCCTGCGATGCGCTGCCCGATCGCGGCGCTGCCGGCCGAGCGAGACGACACTTCAACCGCATGCGCAGCGAGGTCGCCGTGGGCCAGTACCTCGACGTGCTCGAAGAGCAGCAGTCGGTGTTCGCACCCCATACCGAGCAGCTCGAACGCTCGACACGGGTCCTCGTCTACAAGTCGGCGAAGTACAGCGTCGAGGCGCCGCTGCTGATCGGCGCCGCCCTCGCGGGGGCCGATGAGGGCCAGGAGCAGAGTCTCGCCGACTTCGGCCTGCCGATCGGCGTCGCCTTTCAGCTGCGAGACGACCTGCTGGGCGTGTTCGGCGACGAGGAGGTCACGGGGAAGCCCGCAGGCGACGACCTGGCCGAGGGGAAGCGCACCGTGCTCGTGACACTCGCCAGAGAGCATCTCCCGCCGACGCAGAGACGCATCTTCGACGACCTCCTCGGCGGGGATCTCGAACGTGAACAAGTGTCGATCCTGCAGCGCACCATCCGCGAGAGCGGCGCGGTCGATCGAGTCGAGCAGATGATCAGCCGCAACGTCGACCGAGCGACGGACGCGCTGCGCCGCGCCCCGATCCGGCCCGACTCCGCGGAAATGCTCGGCCGGCTCGCGGAACGCGCGACGCGGCGCTCGTCCTGA
- a CDS encoding DUF3040 domain-containing protein, translating to MALSEREQRLLDEMERGFYQSEADVMQTVSASRRRVNYRSLVLGIIVVLIGVGVLVGGVAAQQLWLGLIGFAVMLGGVMLMFRRGPEPSIESELSAGAKSGGGEGAAARSSLSERMERRWDERMGGER from the coding sequence ATGGCGCTGTCAGAACGAGAGCAGCGGCTGCTTGACGAGATGGAGCGAGGCTTCTATCAGAGCGAAGCCGATGTGATGCAGACGGTCTCGGCGAGTCGTCGCCGGGTGAACTACCGCTCGCTGGTGCTCGGCATCATCGTCGTGCTGATCGGAGTCGGCGTGCTCGTCGGCGGCGTTGCGGCGCAGCAGCTCTGGTTGGGGCTCATCGGCTTCGCGGTGATGCTCGGCGGGGTGATGCTGATGTTCCGTCGCGGCCCCGAGCCCAGCATCGAGTCGGAGCTCTCCGCAGGTGCGAAGAGCGGCGGCGGCGAGGGTGCAGCCGCACGCTCGTCGCTCAGCGAGCGCATGGAGCGCCGCTGGGATGAGCGCATGGGGGGCGAGCGCTAG
- the mraZ gene encoding division/cell wall cluster transcriptional repressor MraZ gives MFLGTFTPRLDEKGRVILPAKFRDELADGLVITRGQERCLYVFSESEFTEMHDRIRQAPVTSKQARDYLRVFLSGAHPETPDKQSRITIPQGLREYAGLDRELAVIGAGSRAEIWDAAAWQRYLAEQESAFSDIEEEVIPGMF, from the coding sequence GTGTTTCTCGGAACCTTCACGCCCAGGCTCGACGAGAAGGGGCGGGTGATCCTCCCGGCGAAGTTCCGGGACGAGCTCGCCGACGGATTGGTCATCACCCGAGGGCAGGAGCGCTGCCTCTACGTGTTCAGCGAGAGCGAGTTCACCGAGATGCACGATCGGATCCGTCAGGCCCCGGTCACCTCGAAGCAGGCACGGGACTATCTGCGCGTCTTCCTCTCCGGCGCGCACCCCGAGACCCCCGACAAGCAGAGCCGGATCACGATCCCGCAGGGCCTGCGCGAGTACGCCGGTCTCGACCGGGAGCTCGCGGTGATCGGCGCCGGCTCGCGCGCCGAGATCTGGGACGCAGCGGCGTGGCAGCGCTACCTGGCCGAACAGGAATCGGCCTTCTCCGACATCGAGGAGGAGGTGATTCCGGGCATGTTCTAG
- the rsmH gene encoding 16S rRNA (cytosine(1402)-N(4))-methyltransferase RsmH, translating to MTQHESRDPSALHTPVLLERSLELLAPAIERRAAEGGAPVVVDATLGMGGHSAALLDAHPALTLIGLDRDTEALELAGRRLARFGERAVRVHAVYDEIAEAVRSAGFDRVDGVLFDLGVSSLQLDEAERGFAYAQDAPLDMRMDQSRGETAAEVLATAPEGRLRAIFERYGEEPLAARYARAIVAARSEAPIERSGRLVEVLQQATPAAVRDQRHPAKRVFQALRVEVNGELSVLERAVPAALGTLRVGGRAVFMAYQSLEDRLVKRDLVRRSRSTAPPGLPVELPEHRPEFRLLTRGAELADDVERDRNPRAIPVRLRAAERVRDVR from the coding sequence ATGACTCAGCACGAATCACGAGACCCGAGTGCGCTGCACACCCCGGTGCTGCTCGAGCGCTCCCTCGAACTGCTCGCGCCCGCGATCGAACGACGGGCCGCCGAGGGCGGCGCTCCCGTGGTGGTCGACGCCACGCTCGGCATGGGCGGTCACAGCGCAGCGCTGCTCGATGCCCACCCCGCACTGACCCTCATCGGCCTCGACCGCGACACGGAGGCGCTCGAGCTCGCAGGGCGCAGACTCGCGCGGTTCGGCGAGCGAGCGGTGCGCGTGCACGCCGTCTACGACGAGATCGCCGAGGCCGTGCGCTCCGCCGGCTTCGACCGCGTGGACGGGGTGCTCTTCGACCTCGGGGTCTCGTCGCTGCAGCTCGACGAGGCCGAGCGGGGCTTCGCCTATGCCCAGGACGCGCCGCTCGACATGCGCATGGATCAGAGCCGCGGCGAAACGGCGGCCGAAGTGCTCGCTACCGCGCCGGAGGGCCGGCTGCGGGCGATCTTCGAGCGCTACGGCGAGGAGCCGCTCGCGGCCCGGTACGCCCGCGCGATCGTCGCGGCGCGATCGGAGGCGCCGATCGAGCGCAGCGGACGGTTGGTCGAGGTGCTGCAGCAGGCGACGCCGGCGGCGGTGCGCGACCAGCGCCACCCGGCCAAGCGCGTGTTCCAGGCGCTCCGCGTCGAGGTGAACGGCGAGCTCTCCGTGCTCGAGCGAGCCGTTCCCGCCGCACTCGGGACGCTGCGCGTGGGGGGCCGAGCCGTATTCATGGCCTATCAGTCGCTCGAGGACCGGCTCGTCAAGCGAGATCTCGTGAGGCGCAGTAGATCGACTGCCCCGCCCGGCCTGCCGGTGGAGCTGCCCGAGCACCGCCCCGAGTTCCGCCTGCTCACCCGCGGCGCCGAGCTCGCCGACGACGTGGAACGCGACCGCAATCCGCGGGCCATTCCGGTGCGGCTGCGCGCCGCCGAACGAGTGAGGGACGTGCGATGA
- a CDS encoding peptidoglycan D,D-transpeptidase FtsI family protein: MPRLRGTGLRRALAFVIVLAAALLFLVRLVDVQVVSAAALSEEARGKRAVPVPIASVRGDIVDREGNVLATTDERYDVQLSPKNTKLNEGRFWRPDPERGGAATVEVTSKQAFAEIGEVTGQSAAEIQKIVDDALAEDPKSDFAYVQRGIDLSQLNELKKLGIGWLTFTPQHQRTYANGAVGGNLVGFAGQDQEPQSGVELSQNACLTGTDGSEVYERGADGVALPGSLVVEQRAVDGGTVQLSIDRDLQWEAQQTITQQVQQVSAEWGYLVIMDARTGELVAVAEDGSVDPNDVDGSDPAKREARSFTSPYEPGSTFKMITAAALIDQGAATPTTRNLTPDYLEPEPNVRFGDSFSHGPTQWTLTGILTQSSNVGTSMLGSALDEQTRYDYLQRFGIGASTRAGMPVEDSGLLIPVEQWDRQTSYNTMFGQGVSSTIVQTAGAYQAIANGGERIPPTLVSSCTDAEGEVSRPDHGDPVQAVSPETAEQVMHMLETVANEAWFADIIAIPGYRLAGKTGTAEQVDADTGLYRSDYVNSFAGVFPADDPQYVAVASIAFAHSGDGATASLTAFHEAAEATIRTFQIPPSSGQYEPLPTEY, encoded by the coding sequence ATGCCGAGACTGCGAGGGACCGGGCTGCGCCGGGCGCTGGCGTTCGTCATCGTCCTCGCCGCTGCGCTTCTCTTCCTCGTGCGCCTCGTCGACGTGCAGGTGGTCTCCGCCGCCGCGCTGAGCGAGGAGGCTCGGGGCAAACGGGCCGTGCCCGTGCCGATCGCGAGCGTGCGCGGCGACATCGTCGACCGCGAGGGAAACGTGCTCGCCACGACCGACGAGCGCTACGACGTGCAGCTCTCGCCCAAGAACACGAAGCTGAACGAGGGCAGGTTCTGGCGCCCCGATCCCGAGCGGGGCGGCGCGGCGACCGTCGAGGTCACCTCGAAGCAGGCCTTCGCCGAGATCGGCGAGGTCACCGGGCAGAGCGCGGCGGAGATCCAGAAGATCGTCGACGACGCGCTCGCGGAAGACCCGAAGTCCGATTTCGCGTATGTGCAGCGGGGCATCGACCTCTCGCAGCTGAACGAGCTCAAGAAGCTCGGTATCGGCTGGCTCACCTTCACCCCGCAGCACCAGCGCACATATGCCAACGGGGCGGTCGGCGGCAACCTCGTGGGGTTCGCCGGGCAGGATCAGGAGCCGCAGTCCGGCGTCGAGCTGTCGCAGAACGCGTGCCTCACCGGTACGGACGGATCAGAGGTCTACGAGCGGGGCGCCGACGGGGTCGCGCTGCCCGGCAGTCTCGTGGTCGAGCAGCGGGCCGTCGACGGCGGCACCGTGCAGCTCTCCATCGATCGCGACCTGCAGTGGGAGGCGCAGCAGACCATCACGCAGCAGGTGCAGCAGGTCTCGGCGGAGTGGGGCTATCTCGTGATCATGGACGCGCGCACGGGGGAGCTCGTGGCTGTCGCCGAGGACGGATCCGTGGATCCCAACGACGTCGACGGGTCAGACCCCGCGAAGCGCGAGGCCCGGTCCTTCACTTCGCCCTACGAGCCGGGATCGACGTTCAAGATGATCACCGCGGCGGCCCTCATCGACCAGGGTGCGGCGACCCCGACCACTCGCAACCTCACTCCGGACTATCTGGAACCCGAGCCCAACGTCCGCTTCGGGGACTCGTTCTCGCACGGCCCCACCCAGTGGACCCTGACGGGCATCCTCACTCAATCGTCGAACGTCGGCACCTCGATGCTCGGCAGCGCGCTCGACGAGCAGACGCGCTACGACTACCTGCAGCGATTCGGCATCGGCGCCTCGACCCGTGCGGGGATGCCCGTCGAGGATTCGGGTCTGCTGATCCCCGTGGAGCAGTGGGACCGTCAGACCTCCTACAACACGATGTTCGGGCAGGGCGTCTCCTCGACGATCGTGCAGACGGCGGGCGCCTACCAGGCCATCGCGAACGGCGGCGAGCGCATCCCCCCGACCCTCGTCAGCAGCTGCACCGACGCGGAGGGCGAGGTGAGCCGCCCCGACCACGGCGACCCCGTGCAGGCCGTCAGTCCGGAGACCGCCGAGCAGGTGATGCACATGCTCGAGACGGTGGCCAATGAGGCGTGGTTCGCCGATATCATCGCGATTCCCGGCTACCGACTGGCCGGCAAGACGGGCACCGCCGAGCAGGTGGATGCGGACACGGGGCTCTACCGCAGCGACTACGTGAACTCGTTCGCGGGCGTCTTCCCCGCCGACGACCCGCAGTACGTCGCGGTAGCATCGATTGCGTTCGCGCATTCCGGGGACGGAGCAACGGCCTCCCTGACCGCGTTCCACGAGGCCGCAGAAGCGACCATCCGCACCTTCCAGATCCCGCCGTCGTCGGGGCAGTACGAGCCCCTGCCGACGGAGTACTGA